From the Candidatus Peregrinibacteria bacterium genome, one window contains:
- a CDS encoding class I tRNA ligase family protein, with the protein MDKAYLPSEHEDSISEKWNVSGAFQPSQTGDPYVIAIPPPNVTGTLHAGHAMFLALQDILIRWRRMQGRAALWVPGTDHAAIATESVVLKNLGIRDRNKEISREDFLKECEKWTEQTHERITNQIQKMGASCDWSREAYTFDKTRNRAVNAIFTMFYNKELIYRGDRMVNWSVGAQSVLADDEVEWEDREGAFYSIRCGEFIMGTVRSETKCSHSPLFVNGSGQYARVRFTQSNGTKESFIFSKKLFDDVDRRKKTLNLLEKEGTKVELLEIMLGKDLVGREFEYETYAGVRKFVVMADDEVIDMEKGTGAMTISVCHSPDDYELAKKHGLDEYRFQKIDFEGNMTAISGPCEGLSVEEARKKSAEIMREKELLVGEDTHYSHRVPLCYRSGSVVEPMVSKQWFVAVEKEFTDDFSGEKTTLKKQMQEAVRGGHVKIVPQRFEKIYFHWIDNLRDWCISRQIWWGHRIPVWYHKLSNETYIGTEPPRGDEWTQDEDTLDTWFSSATWPFSVFGWPEKTADLERFYPTDVLETGHDILFFWVARMIMFGRFATGQYPFHTVYLHGLVCDAKGQKMSKSKGNGIDPLDMIKKFGTDALRLSLIMGTTPGNNANLGEEKISGCRNLCNKLWNISRFLLEQEKGVLPKTLETDLQKWIVAKRNTLIQNVTDDLENFRFGDAAQKLWEFTWDDLADWAIEAAKAEKNSGTPAVLCETLDILLRLWHPILPFITEKIREEMGGQLLISDSFPKAEETQDAGNFEIVKNAVSKIRSMRKNAGVDPTRKITAMLSGEEEDVAKRNADIISFLARLDQLRLGEETEEQGATDQVPGLRIFLPSSGMIDPKTEAQRVQKELEKAKKLLTGLEAKLKNPGYLKKAPKVLVEETKKMVEELRGKIEVLEKNM; encoded by the coding sequence ATGGACAAGGCATACCTTCCGAGTGAACACGAAGATTCTATTTCCGAAAAATGGAATGTCTCTGGGGCGTTTCAGCCATCTCAAACGGGAGATCCGTATGTTATTGCCATTCCACCGCCAAATGTCACAGGAACGCTCCACGCTGGGCACGCCATGTTTCTTGCACTCCAAGACATTCTCATCCGTTGGCGACGTATGCAAGGACGCGCGGCACTCTGGGTTCCGGGAACGGATCACGCGGCTATTGCCACTGAATCAGTTGTTCTCAAGAACTTAGGAATTCGAGATCGAAACAAAGAAATTTCCCGAGAAGATTTTTTGAAAGAATGCGAAAAGTGGACGGAACAAACACATGAGCGCATTACTAATCAAATTCAGAAGATGGGCGCCAGTTGCGACTGGTCTCGCGAAGCCTACACTTTTGATAAAACGAGAAATCGTGCGGTGAATGCCATTTTTACCATGTTCTACAACAAAGAGCTTATCTATCGCGGAGACCGAATGGTCAACTGGTCAGTAGGAGCGCAATCTGTTTTGGCGGATGACGAGGTTGAATGGGAAGATCGAGAAGGAGCATTCTACTCTATTCGTTGCGGAGAATTTATTATGGGAACCGTACGCTCAGAAACAAAATGTAGTCATTCTCCGCTTTTTGTAAACGGATCGGGGCAGTATGCTCGTGTTCGTTTCACACAATCTAATGGAACAAAGGAGTCATTTATTTTCTCCAAAAAACTTTTTGATGATGTTGATCGGCGCAAAAAAACTCTCAATCTTTTGGAAAAAGAAGGAACAAAAGTAGAACTGCTGGAGATTATGCTCGGGAAAGATCTTGTTGGCAGAGAATTTGAATACGAAACCTACGCCGGAGTTCGGAAATTTGTGGTAATGGCAGACGATGAGGTAATTGATATGGAAAAAGGAACCGGAGCCATGACCATTTCAGTATGCCACTCTCCAGACGATTATGAACTCGCCAAAAAACATGGTCTGGACGAATACCGATTTCAGAAAATTGATTTCGAGGGAAATATGACTGCAATTTCTGGTCCGTGTGAAGGACTTTCTGTGGAAGAAGCGCGAAAAAAATCCGCCGAAATTATGCGCGAAAAAGAACTTCTCGTTGGCGAAGATACGCATTACTCACATCGCGTTCCTCTCTGCTATCGTTCGGGAAGTGTGGTAGAGCCCATGGTGAGCAAACAATGGTTTGTTGCCGTAGAGAAAGAGTTTACAGATGATTTTTCTGGAGAAAAAACAACGCTCAAAAAGCAAATGCAAGAAGCGGTTCGAGGCGGACATGTGAAAATTGTTCCGCAACGATTTGAAAAAATCTATTTCCACTGGATTGATAACCTCCGCGATTGGTGTATTAGTCGGCAAATTTGGTGGGGACACCGCATTCCAGTATGGTATCACAAGTTATCCAATGAAACATACATTGGAACAGAACCGCCCCGAGGAGACGAATGGACGCAAGACGAAGACACACTTGATACTTGGTTTTCCTCCGCAACATGGCCATTTTCTGTTTTTGGCTGGCCAGAAAAAACAGCAGATCTTGAGCGATTTTATCCGACAGATGTACTCGAAACCGGACATGATATTCTCTTTTTCTGGGTGGCACGCATGATTATGTTTGGACGATTCGCTACCGGACAATATCCGTTCCACACGGTATATCTGCACGGACTTGTGTGTGATGCCAAAGGACAAAAAATGAGCAAATCAAAGGGAAATGGTATTGACCCGCTCGACATGATCAAAAAATTTGGGACCGATGCCTTGCGCCTTTCACTCATTATGGGAACAACGCCGGGGAACAACGCCAATTTAGGAGAAGAGAAAATTTCTGGTTGTCGCAATCTCTGTAATAAACTTTGGAATATCAGCCGATTTTTACTAGAACAAGAAAAAGGAGTGTTGCCAAAAACTCTCGAAACAGATTTACAGAAATGGATTGTCGCTAAAAGAAACACTCTTATTCAAAACGTCACGGATGATTTAGAAAATTTTCGATTTGGCGATGCGGCACAAAAACTCTGGGAATTTACTTGGGACGATTTGGCAGACTGGGCAATAGAAGCGGCAAAGGCAGAAAAAAACTCAGGAACACCAGCAGTGCTCTGCGAAACACTCGACATTCTCCTTCGCCTGTGGCACCCCATTCTCCCTTTTATTACAGAGAAAATTCGAGAAGAAATGGGAGGACAGCTCCTTATTTCCGATTCCTTTCCAAAGGCAGAAGAAACGCAAGATGCAGGGAATTTTGAGATAGTAAAAAATGCCGTATCGAAAATTCGATCCATGCGGAAAAATGCAGGAGTGGATCCCACACGAAAAATTACTGCCATGCTCTCGGGAGAGGAAGAAGACGTTGCAAAACGAAACGCAGATATTATTTCTTTCTTAGCACGACTCGACCAATTGAGACTTGGTGAAGAAACAGAAGAGCAAGGAGCAACGGATCAGGTTCCTGGTCTTCGTATTTTTCTTCCAAGCTCAGGAATGATTGATCCAAAGACAGAAGCACAGCGCGTGCAAAAAGAGCTAGAGAAGGCGAAAAAACTTCTTACAGGACTTGAAGCAAAACTCAAAAATCCGGGATACCTCAAAAAAGCGCCAAAAGTACTTGTGGAAGAAACGAAGAAAATGGTGGAAGAACTACGAGGAAAAATTGAGGTGCTCGAGAAAAATATGTAA
- the murA gene encoding UDP-N-acetylglucosamine 1-carboxyvinyltransferase produces the protein MSDIFRVRGGKPLSGTISVSGSKNAALPILAATVAIPHVSVLRNLPDISDVHKFCDMICFLGGKVKKSGTKTIVDTTNLMLPSPPNFQHPGIGKMRASILLLSALLTRFGEIKMAFPGGCVLGKRSAEAHLRAFTALGAEIISSSDSIHLRLPQKKYTSGTIILPEISVTATENALIAAAFTNGTTHIRLAAAEPHVQNLCEALISTGTEIDGVGSHFLTVRGNTSPQGISAEITPDYLEAGTFILAGILTDSEITVQNIIASDLDIFWEKLREVGAEFVIDEKKREVHTKKRKRDFSPTKIQTGVFPQFPTDLHPQFGVLMTQCAGASSIFETLFERKFAYLLELEKLGADITISNPHQFLIMGPKKLHGAPVASQDIRAGAAVLLATLCAEGESEISNIHYLDRGYEKLEEKMSAIGADISREVR, from the coding sequence ATGAGTGATATTTTTCGGGTTCGTGGCGGAAAACCACTTTCGGGAACCATTTCCGTTTCTGGTTCCAAAAATGCGGCACTTCCCATTTTAGCGGCAACCGTTGCTATTCCTCATGTTTCTGTGCTTCGGAATCTTCCGGATATTTCAGATGTTCACAAGTTTTGCGACATGATTTGTTTTTTGGGAGGAAAAGTAAAAAAGAGCGGAACAAAAACAATAGTTGATACCACAAACCTCATGCTCCCCTCTCCACCAAATTTTCAGCATCCCGGAATTGGAAAAATGCGAGCAAGCATTTTGTTGCTTTCTGCACTCTTAACTCGATTCGGAGAAATAAAAATGGCATTCCCTGGAGGATGTGTCCTTGGAAAACGATCAGCAGAAGCTCATCTTCGGGCATTTACCGCTCTTGGGGCAGAAATTATATCTTCTTCTGACTCGATTCACCTTCGGCTTCCGCAAAAAAAATATACTTCTGGAACCATTATTCTTCCCGAAATTTCGGTTACCGCCACAGAAAACGCGCTTATTGCGGCGGCGTTTACAAATGGCACAACACATATTCGACTTGCGGCGGCAGAACCTCATGTACAAAATTTATGTGAAGCGCTCATTTCTACTGGAACAGAAATTGATGGCGTAGGATCACACTTTCTGACAGTTCGCGGAAACACCTCTCCTCAGGGTATTTCTGCGGAAATTACGCCAGATTATTTGGAAGCAGGAACTTTTATTCTCGCTGGAATTTTAACCGATTCGGAAATCACGGTTCAAAATATTATTGCTTCAGATCTCGATATTTTTTGGGAAAAACTCAGAGAAGTAGGAGCAGAATTTGTGATTGATGAAAAAAAAAGGGAAGTTCATACAAAAAAACGAAAACGGGATTTTTCGCCAACAAAAATTCAAACCGGAGTTTTTCCTCAGTTTCCCACTGATCTTCATCCGCAATTTGGCGTGCTCATGACGCAATGCGCAGGAGCTTCTTCCATTTTTGAAACACTTTTTGAGCGAAAATTTGCCTATCTTTTAGAACTCGAAAAACTCGGCGCGGATATAACGATTTCCAATCCTCATCAATTTCTTATTATGGGACCAAAAAAACTTCATGGTGCACCCGTCGCCAGCCAAGATATTCGTGCTGGTGCGGCAGTGCTTCTCGCTACTCTTTGCGCCGAAGGAGAATCAGAAATTTCGAACATTCACTACCTCGACCGTGGATACGAAAAACTCGAAGAAAAAATGAGTGCCATAGGAGCTGACATCTCTCGAGAAGTTCGATAG
- a CDS encoding SHOCT domain-containing protein encodes MGFGFLFFFIFWGIVIYLAFIAFKHFTEKKDGETPLELLKKRLAKGGITEEEFERIKKKL; translated from the coding sequence ATGGGATTTGGGTTTCTCTTCTTTTTCATTTTTTGGGGAATTGTTATTTATCTTGCTTTTATTGCTTTCAAGCATTTTACGGAAAAGAAAGATGGGGAAACTCCACTGGAACTTCTCAAAAAACGACTCGCAAAAGGAGGGATTACCGAAGAAGAATTTGAGAGGATTAAAAAGAAACTTTAA
- a CDS encoding YggU family protein, with protein sequence MSDFSDFLSREPILLYCRIRVLPGAKKTEIVEQMSDGETWKIRIAAPPEKGKANAELLRFFKKQFGIVAEIVSGETDRTKLIKVISRKN encoded by the coding sequence ATGAGCGATTTTTCCGATTTTCTTTCGCGAGAACCGATCCTATTGTATTGCCGTATTCGTGTGCTTCCCGGAGCAAAAAAAACAGAAATAGTGGAGCAAATGAGCGATGGAGAAACCTGGAAAATTCGTATTGCCGCGCCACCAGAAAAGGGAAAAGCGAATGCGGAGCTTCTCCGATTTTTTAAAAAACAGTTTGGCATTGTGGCAGAAATTGTTTCTGGGGAAACCGACCGAACAAAATTGATAAAAGTGATTTCGAGGAAGAACTAA
- a CDS encoding S-layer homology domain-containing protein: MTDCEQLLDFCRRQIGKPYLLSSEGPEAFDCSGLLLAGLSVLRVSDIPRLSTDQYTLGTPIVQEDIRQGDLLFFDTGWTNRVPNHCGVAINPTEMINANSVSGVTKESFLAPYWKPKYTGARRIFDKNGKVLLSKNDSQKTESQFFIDVPQDHPFWSCIEELRKKDLVHGYAGNLFRPDQEVMRSEALKILLLAFDIPISPELSSSPFSDVFPQDWHFSIVNTAYKRGIIQGNPDGIFCPNRSVNRAEMCKMIFLSANISPPSISSSAFSDVPKNAWFAPFVAEAGKRNLFLISGGKFFPEKPVTRAEMCRCISFFWKSA; this comes from the coding sequence ATGACCGATTGCGAACAGCTTCTCGATTTTTGCCGACGGCAAATAGGAAAACCATATTTACTTTCTTCGGAAGGACCGGAAGCATTTGACTGTTCGGGACTATTACTCGCAGGACTTTCTGTTTTGAGAGTAAGTGATATTCCTCGTCTTTCTACCGATCAATACACATTGGGAACACCTATTGTACAAGAAGACATTCGTCAGGGAGATCTCCTCTTTTTTGATACAGGATGGACAAATCGGGTTCCAAATCATTGCGGAGTAGCAATAAATCCTACAGAGATGATCAATGCAAACAGTGTTTCTGGTGTTACAAAAGAATCGTTCCTCGCACCATACTGGAAGCCAAAATATACTGGAGCCCGTCGGATATTTGACAAGAATGGAAAAGTATTACTTTCAAAAAACGATTCTCAAAAGACGGAATCACAATTTTTTATTGATGTTCCACAAGATCATCCTTTTTGGTCATGTATCGAGGAACTCCGAAAAAAAGATCTCGTTCATGGATATGCCGGAAACCTTTTTCGTCCCGATCAAGAAGTAATGCGATCGGAAGCGCTCAAAATTCTCCTTCTTGCATTTGACATTCCCATTTCTCCTGAGCTCTCAAGTTCCCCATTCTCTGATGTTTTTCCGCAAGATTGGCATTTTTCCATTGTTAATACTGCATACAAACGTGGAATTATCCAAGGAAATCCTGATGGAATATTTTGTCCAAATCGCTCGGTGAATCGTGCAGAAATGTGTAAGATGATCTTTCTTTCCGCAAATATTTCTCCGCCATCTATTTCTTCTTCTGCTTTTTCCGATGTTCCAAAAAATGCTTGGTTTGCGCCATTCGTTGCCGAAGCAGGGAAACGGAATCTCTTTCTCATTTCTGGCGGAAAATTTTTTCCAGAAAAACCGGTAACGCGCGCAGAAATGTGCCGATGTATCTCCTTTTTTTGGAAATCGGCATGA
- the trmD gene encoding tRNA (guanosine(37)-N1)-methyltransferase TrmD produces the protein MQFHILSLFPDMFRGFLSDSVLRRGQESGAIHIETEDIRSYATNKHRHVDDAVYGGGAGMLLRPEPISAAIRSAKEKLPNAKVILLAPGGELFTQRKAEQLVREKNDLILIAGRYEGVDFRVRDVLVDEELSIGEYILSGGELAAAVVVDTVARLVPGVLGKTESIATESFSLNLYRQAEFPQFTRPEVWEDIPVPDVLLSGNHAEIERWQMSHIPGLSSAMQRILRVRREFLPYKTKRLFFRNHEYSDIDYWLQWMNNKETTQFLTVSPPMTQEDEEEYYDASQSNLCCLPLTICNRTTKTPIGSVRLDLDPLNDLSASIGIVLGESAFRGKGIGREAISVMFYIGFSELGLERIHLDVFAENKTAIACYEHCGMRQVGKVRKKYLKNTLLQDGYIYEILKEDFFKP, from the coding sequence ATGCAGTTCCATATTTTAAGTCTTTTTCCAGATATGTTTCGTGGATTTTTGAGCGATTCTGTACTTCGTCGTGGGCAGGAATCTGGCGCAATTCATATTGAAACAGAAGATATTCGTAGCTACGCCACCAATAAACACCGCCATGTCGATGATGCAGTGTATGGAGGAGGTGCCGGAATGCTCCTAAGACCCGAGCCGATTTCTGCTGCTATCCGCTCTGCAAAAGAAAAGCTTCCCAATGCAAAGGTAATTCTTCTTGCACCGGGGGGAGAACTTTTTACCCAACGAAAAGCAGAACAACTTGTGCGTGAGAAAAATGATCTTATTCTCATTGCTGGTCGGTATGAGGGGGTAGATTTTCGCGTGCGTGATGTGCTTGTTGATGAAGAGCTTTCCATTGGAGAATATATTCTTTCTGGCGGAGAACTCGCCGCTGCTGTGGTGGTGGATACTGTGGCGCGGCTTGTTCCGGGTGTGCTCGGAAAAACCGAATCTATTGCTACGGAAAGTTTTTCGTTAAATCTTTATCGTCAAGCAGAATTTCCGCAATTTACCCGTCCAGAAGTATGGGAAGATATTCCCGTGCCAGATGTGCTTCTCTCGGGGAATCATGCAGAAATTGAACGTTGGCAAATGAGTCATATTCCGGGTCTTTCCTCTGCTATGCAGCGCATTCTTCGGGTTCGGCGCGAATTTCTTCCATATAAAACTAAACGTCTTTTTTTTAGAAATCACGAATACTCCGATATCGACTATTGGCTCCAGTGGATGAATAATAAGGAAACAACACAGTTTCTCACCGTTTCTCCTCCCATGACGCAGGAAGACGAAGAGGAATATTATGATGCATCACAAAGCAATCTTTGCTGTCTTCCTCTTACAATATGCAATCGAACCACAAAGACACCCATTGGTTCTGTGCGACTCGATTTGGATCCTCTTAACGACCTTTCCGCCTCAATTGGTATTGTTTTAGGGGAATCTGCGTTTCGAGGAAAAGGAATAGGAAGAGAAGCCATATCCGTTATGTTTTATATTGGGTTTTCAGAACTCGGTCTCGAGAGAATTCATCTCGATGTTTTTGCGGAAAACAAAACTGCCATTGCGTGTTACGAGCATTGCGGTATGCGACAGGTGGGGAAAGTGCGCAAGAAATATTTGAAGAATACTCTTCTCCAAGATGGTTATATTTATGAGATACTCAAAGAAGATTTCTTCAAACCATGA
- a CDS encoding site-2 protease family protein produces the protein MSLLFNVLNIALIAGAFLVSLGFHEAAHAFVAYRLGDPTAKIEGRLTLNPFAHIDIFGALAIFIVNFGWGKPVPVNPAFFSNPRRDNALVALAGPSTNLVLCTIGIFLFGALQTFLPVLSGGALHKFLLVFITINASLAFFNLIPLPPLDGGSVLLGILPESLVPTVSDFLGRHGVVLFFSLLAVDLFLDIHIITGPVIFLTDLFIVRVGLLFSPMFPL, from the coding sequence ATGTCTCTTCTGTTTAATGTTCTTAACATAGCACTTATCGCGGGTGCTTTTCTTGTTTCCCTTGGTTTTCATGAGGCGGCACACGCTTTTGTGGCATATCGCTTGGGTGATCCTACTGCGAAAATCGAAGGGCGATTAACACTTAATCCCTTTGCCCATATTGATATTTTTGGAGCACTTGCCATTTTTATTGTAAATTTTGGTTGGGGAAAACCTGTTCCAGTGAATCCCGCTTTCTTCAGTAATCCCCGAAGAGATAACGCCCTCGTTGCCCTTGCTGGACCAAGCACAAATTTGGTGCTTTGTACTATTGGGATATTTCTTTTTGGTGCTTTGCAGACTTTTCTTCCAGTTCTTTCGGGCGGGGCACTTCACAAGTTTCTTCTTGTATTTATTACTATTAATGCCTCTCTTGCGTTTTTCAATCTTATTCCGCTTCCGCCACTCGATGGAGGAAGTGTACTCCTTGGCATTCTTCCCGAGTCACTTGTTCCTACTGTGAGTGATTTTCTGGGACGACATGGCGTTGTTCTCTTTTTTTCTCTTCTTGCTGTCGATCTCTTTCTTGATATTCACATTATTACTGGTCCTGTAATTTTCTTGACAGACCTATTTATTGTACGTGTTGGGCTCCTCTTTTCTCCAATGTTTCCATTGTAA
- the rpmB gene encoding 50S ribosomal protein L28 gives MAKVCDITGKKPSTGNNVSHSVRRTKRRFLPNLQWKRIFDPTVQRWIRIRVCTSALRTLAKPLTNREKKRMEKKLSVEQK, from the coding sequence ATGGCAAAAGTATGTGATATTACCGGAAAAAAACCGAGTACGGGAAATAACGTTTCTCACTCCGTTCGAAGAACAAAACGAAGATTTCTTCCAAACCTTCAGTGGAAGCGGATTTTTGATCCAACAGTACAGCGATGGATTCGAATTCGAGTGTGCACCTCTGCTCTTCGAACACTTGCTAAACCACTTACAAATCGAGAAAAAAAACGCATGGAGAAAAAATTATCCGTGGAACAAAAGTAG
- a CDS encoding TetR/AcrR family transcriptional regulator translates to MIRTTKKPSERRLEIMQTAQELFRIQGYEGTSVNTIIEKMGVAKGTFYHYFKSKNDLLSAIVDDLLNRLVIFAETVSKDTSLNSLEKIEKILSSQNNNNTRAGEMKESLHIPENRELHEKTNVQLVLRFSPIISEIVEQGIYEGIFKVKNTLETIQFLLIASQFLFDEGLFKWNTEEWKVRRKVMQEVIEKSLGAKRGAFKFLNNR, encoded by the coding sequence ATGATCAGGACAACAAAGAAGCCCAGTGAACGCAGATTGGAAATAATGCAAACAGCTCAAGAACTTTTCAGAATACAAGGCTACGAGGGAACATCTGTTAACACCATTATAGAAAAAATGGGTGTCGCGAAAGGTACATTTTATCACTATTTCAAATCAAAAAATGATCTCTTGTCCGCTATCGTGGACGATCTTTTGAATCGATTAGTCATATTTGCCGAAACTGTTTCAAAAGATACTTCGCTGAACTCATTGGAAAAAATAGAAAAAATTTTATCAAGTCAGAATAACAATAATACAAGGGCTGGTGAAATGAAGGAGAGTCTTCATATTCCTGAAAATAGAGAGTTGCATGAAAAGACCAACGTACAACTTGTTCTTCGATTTTCTCCAATTATTTCTGAGATTGTTGAACAGGGTATATATGAAGGAATATTCAAGGTTAAAAACACCTTGGAAACAATACAATTTTTACTCATTGCTTCGCAATTTCTCTTTGATGAGGGATTGTTTAAATGGAATACAGAAGAATGGAAAGTCCGAAGAAAAGTAATGCAGGAAGTGATTGAAAAATCACTAGGAGCAAAGAGGGGGGCGTTTAAGTTTTTGAACAATCGTTAG
- a CDS encoding CPBP family intramembrane metalloprotease: MINNYEYRPFTYFSIVLLITWITGFLAAYFSYDEVLSSYKIPLILTGMLIPFITAVSMIYGSKNKELIQDFKNRIFNLKLIKAKYWLVIFLIMPITVLLATLISILFQQPIQQFNFAPELIQVTGGEIIIILIILLLAPTFEELGWRGYGVDSLKKGRVILKATIIYAILWNLWHWPLFAISGYYQNELIHMNSIYAINFLVSIFPAAFLMNWIYYKNSRSISAIIIFHMMLNLFSVLFQTEQFTKCIITIILLIISGIVIWKDKDFFLKEKN, from the coding sequence ATGATAAATAACTATGAATACCGACCATTTACATATTTTTCTATAGTACTGTTAATCACTTGGATAACGGGTTTTTTAGCAGCATATTTCAGTTATGACGAAGTATTAAGTAGCTATAAAATTCCACTTATATTAACCGGAATGTTAATACCTTTTATAACAGCGGTATCCATGATTTATGGTTCGAAAAACAAAGAATTAATACAGGATTTCAAAAATAGAATTTTTAATCTGAAGCTGATAAAAGCAAAATATTGGCTCGTTATTTTCTTAATAATGCCAATAACAGTACTGCTTGCAACATTGATTTCCATTCTGTTTCAACAGCCAATACAGCAATTTAATTTCGCACCAGAATTAATACAAGTGACTGGTGGAGAAATTATTATAATTTTAATAATTTTATTGTTAGCGCCAACATTTGAAGAATTGGGCTGGAGGGGGTATGGCGTTGATAGTCTAAAAAAAGGAAGGGTCATATTAAAAGCCACTATAATCTATGCAATACTATGGAATTTATGGCATTGGCCTCTGTTCGCAATTAGTGGATATTATCAAAATGAATTAATTCATATGAATTCAATTTATGCCATTAATTTTTTAGTCAGTATTTTTCCAGCAGCATTCTTAATGAATTGGATCTACTACAAAAATTCCAGAAGTATCTCAGCAATAATCATCTTTCACATGATGCTCAATTTGTTTTCTGTTTTGTTTCAAACGGAACAATTCACCAAATGCATTATCACCATTATTCTCTTGATAATCTCAGGAATAGTCATTTGGAAAGATAAGGACTTTTTTCTAAAAGAAAAGAATTAA
- a CDS encoding translation initiation factor IF-3, translating into MTFRLKISENGSCFLFSSPSLKRFRKNEDIRFPEIFLVDERGEKMGVLPTEKALSLARERGFDLVEVAPDARPPVCRLLDFGSFLFEQKKREKMQRKASKMAEMKGIRFGIRISPHDFGVKVSAARRFLEKGHAVKATLQFRGREITHDELGVKKLEEFRDTLSDIARVDQEPKRQGKQIIMTLFPEKNPRKKSSSMEEDSE; encoded by the coding sequence TTGACTTTCCGTCTCAAAATATCAGAAAATGGCTCCTGCTTTCTTTTTTCCTCCCCGTCCCTGAAGCGTTTTCGCAAGAACGAGGATATTCGTTTTCCTGAAATTTTTCTCGTAGATGAGAGAGGAGAAAAAATGGGTGTTCTTCCTACCGAGAAGGCTCTTTCCCTCGCAAGAGAAAGAGGATTTGATCTCGTAGAGGTTGCTCCAGATGCTCGTCCACCAGTGTGTCGACTTCTCGATTTTGGATCTTTTCTTTTTGAACAAAAGAAGAGAGAAAAAATGCAGAGAAAAGCAAGCAAAATGGCGGAGATGAAAGGAATTCGCTTTGGAATCCGCATTTCCCCACACGACTTCGGAGTAAAGGTAAGTGCGGCAAGAAGATTCCTCGAAAAGGGGCATGCTGTAAAAGCAACATTACAGTTCCGTGGTCGAGAAATTACACATGACGAACTTGGGGTGAAAAAGTTGGAAGAGTTTCGAGATACGCTTAGCGATATTGCTCGAGTTGACCAAGAACCAAAGCGGCAAGGAAAGCAAATTATTATGACACTCTTTCCCGAAAAAAATCCCCGAAAAAAATCTTCTTCCATGGAAGAAGATTCTGAATAG
- a CDS encoding 50S ribosomal protein L35, producing MAAKPGRVGKIRTKSAAKKRIRRTGGGNLAIKKVGHKHLLLQKSKRQKAKASKPLMLAKGDSSRMEKLISF from the coding sequence ATGGCAGCAAAACCAGGAAGAGTTGGCAAGATTCGAACAAAGAGTGCGGCAAAAAAACGTATTCGCCGAACTGGTGGCGGAAACCTTGCAATAAAGAAGGTGGGGCACAAGCATCTCTTGCTTCAAAAGAGTAAGCGTCAAAAGGCAAAGGCCTCCAAACCGCTCATGCTTGCAAAAGGAGATTCCAGTCGCATGGAAAAACTTATTTCTTTCTAA
- the rplT gene encoding 50S ribosomal protein L20: MRVTNSVPRKRRHKKILKLAKGYCWGRKNLYRLAKNAVTKAGQHAYKHRRQKKREFRQLWILRISAALRLHNVSYSRFMFGMAEKKVVINRKMLADIAVRNPEVFGEIVQIATA, from the coding sequence ATGAGAGTCACCAATAGTGTTCCCCGAAAGCGTCGGCATAAAAAAATTCTTAAACTTGCCAAAGGATATTGCTGGGGACGAAAAAATCTTTATCGCTTGGCAAAAAACGCGGTTACCAAGGCAGGACAACATGCCTACAAACACCGCCGTCAAAAAAAGCGTGAGTTCCGACAACTCTGGATCTTGCGTATTAGCGCTGCGCTTCGTTTGCATAATGTTTCGTACTCACGATTTATGTTTGGCATGGCAGAGAAAAAAGTGGTCATTAACCGAAAAATGCTTGCTGATATCGCTGTTCGAAACCCCGAAGTGTTTGGAGAAATAGTACAAATAGCAACGGCGTAG